From Triticum urartu cultivar G1812 chromosome 2, Tu2.1, whole genome shotgun sequence, a single genomic window includes:
- the LOC125540785 gene encoding xylanase inhibitor protein 1-like — protein MAFRRPLALHPLVIAFVLVSCLAGAATAKQTGQLTVFWGRNAGEGTLREACDTGLYSTVVISFYSVFGHGRYWGDLSGHPLAGVGADIKHCQSRNILVLLSIGGPGNGYSLPSSASAAAVADNLWNAHLGGRRNGVYRPFGDAAVDGIDFYIDQGAPDHYDELASRLDGYNRFYRGRKGVRLTATPRCGFPDRRLEAALRTGLFERIHVRFYGNDTCSLGKGGTYGVVGQWEKWTAAFPRTQVYLGLAPAESGVPEGAQGTVAVYLKYLYYDLLPKVQKANNYGGVMVWDRFADKKTRWSSVVNGWA, from the coding sequence ATGGCGTTCCGACGCCCTCTCGCTCTCCACCCGCTCGTGATCGCCTTCGTGCTGGTCTCCTGTCTCGCCGGCGCCGCCACGGCGAAGCAGACGGGCCAGCTGACCGTGTTCTGGGGCCGGAACGCCGGCGAGGGCACGCTGCGCGAGGCCTGCGACACGGGGCTCTACTCCACCGTCGTCATCTCCTTCTACAGCGTCTTCGGGCACGGCCGCTACTGGGGCGACCTCTCCGGCCACCCTCTCGCCGGCGTCGGTGCCGACATCAAGCACTGCCAGTCCAGGAACATCCTCGTCCTTCTCTCCATCGGCGGGCCCGGGAACGGCTATTCCCTCCCGTCCTCCGCCTCCGCCGCAGCCGTCGCCGACAACCTCTGGAACGCGCACCTCGGCGGGCGCCGGAACGGCGTGTACCGCCCGTTCGGCGACGCCGCCGTCGACGGCATCGACTTCTACATCGACCAGGGCGCCCCCGACCACTACGACGAGCTGGCCAGCCGCCTTGACGGGTACAACCGGTTCTACCGCGGCCGGAAGGGTGTGCGCCTGACGGCGACGCCGCGGTGCGGGTTTCCCGACCGCCGCCTGGAGGCGGCGCTCCGGACGGGGCTGTTCGAGCGCATCCACGTCAGGTTCTACGGCAACGACACATGCTCGCTGGGGAAGGGCGGGACGTACGGCGTGGTAGGGCAGTGGGAGAAGTGGACGGCGGCGTTCCCGAGGACGCAGGTGTACCTGGGCCTCGCGCCGGCGGAGAGCGGCGTGCCCGAGGGGGCGCAGGGCACCGTCGCCGTTTACCTCAAGTACCTGTACTACGACCTGCTGCCCAAGGTGCAGAAGGCGAACAACTATGGCGGGGTCATGGTCTGGGACAGGTTCGCCGACAAGAAGACACGCTGGAGCAGCGTCGTCAACGGATGGGCCTGA
- the LOC125540787 gene encoding acyl-CoA--sterol O-acyltransferase 1-like: protein MELLRDSIPMVSLAAAAAALYARMASSLLRPGLPRLVALLPLFPFLAAAPLALTSSAIVRGTAGFFLAWLCAFKLALLAAGRGPLDPALPVLPFLFTALLPVKLRRAGAGAPKAKPLPSLVSCAAKVAVIAAILSIYPYNARLHPYARRAVYGVHIYCFLDLFFPCIAAAAGALGMETEPQFDRPYLASSLRDFWGRRWNLMVSAILRPSVYDPVRARAGSPAGVLATFLVSGLMHEGMVYYLSLRRPDGGMTAFFLLHGACCVAEGWCARRWAARGLPSPPRAVATVIVVVFVAGTSFWLFFPPLCKDGGEEKLLEEWAAVAAFFLDAGRKINGIVRSTD, encoded by the coding sequence atggagctcctgcggGACAGCATCCCCATGGTGTccctggccgccgccgccgccgcactgtACGCGCGCATGGCCTCGTCGCTCCTCCGCCCCGGCCTCCCGCGCCTCGTCGCACTGCTCCCGCTCTTCCCGTTCCTCGCCGCCGCGCCCCTGGCATTGACTTCCTCTGCCATCGTCCGGGGCACCGCCGGCTTCTTCCTGGCCTGGCTCTGCGCGTTCAAGCTCgccctcctcgccgccggccgcgGGCCGCTCGACCCCGCGCTCCCCGTGCTCCCGTTCCTCTTCACCGCCTTGCTCCCCGTCAAGCTCCGCCGCGCTGGCGCCGGAGCGCCCAAAGCCAAGCCGCTGCCGTCACTCGTCTCTTGCGCGGCCAAGGTCGCCGTCATAGCCGCCATCCTCAGCATCTACCCGTACAACGCTCGGCTGCACCCCTACGCGCGCCGGGCCGTGTACGGCGTCCACATATACTGCTTCCTGGACCTCTTCTTCCCCTGCATCGCGGCGGCCGCCGGCGCGCTGGGCATGGAGACGGAGCCGCAGTTCGACCGCCCCTACCTGGCCTCCTCGCTGCGGGACTTCTGGGGCCGGCGGTGGAACCTCATGGTGTCGGCCATCCTCCGTCCGTCGGTGTACGACCCCGTGCGCGCGCGCGCCGGGAGCCCCGCCGGCGTGCTGGCCACCTTCCTCGTGTCCGGGCTGATGCACGAGGGCATGGTGTACTACCTCAGCCTCCGGCGCCCGGACGGCGGGATGACCGCCTTCTTCCTGCTCCACGGCGCTTGCTGCGTCGCCGAGGGCTGGTGCGCGCGGCGGTGGGCGGCGAGGGGCTTGCCGTCGCCGCCGCGGGCCGTGGCGACGGTGATTGTGGTGGTGTTCGTCGCGGGCACGTCGTTCTGGCTCTTCTTCCCGCCGCTGTGCAAGGACGGAGGCGAGGAGAAGCTGCTGGAGGAGTGGGCTGCCGTGGCGGCCTTCTTCCTCGACGCCGGCAGAAAGATTAATGGCATTGTACGTTCAACGGACTAA
- the LOC125535302 gene encoding receptor-like protein 45 — protein MGRFLPWGCLLLVLCVVHSMLPGSSGCLTEERAALMDISSWFTSANSEVPSSWGHGDDCCSWERITCDNSTRRILGLDLSYLYQEIPIRNSDGSMSVKAMEVACWNLNLTIFSSFRELQLLDFSQNFACLQNFDGLQGLSKLKYLNLSDNSFIGNIPESVSNLVSLEVINLKRNNMSGSLQNIGLKNLQNLRELHLGSNRLNGSLPASLFALPCLEYLDLSENLFEGHIPISSTWNCSSLLQTIRLSGNKLSGKIDFFWLRYCTELKEIDLSRNTDLVVLVKMHGWAPKFQLRTLMLSSCNLDKSMITEPHFLHTQHRLQFLDLSNNNLRGSMPNFLFTNEAILVYLDLSNNSLVGSLYPIWQNQTDLRLLNIALNRIEGQLLANIGSMFPELMILNVSHNNISGLVPSSLCNIGSIELMDLSNNKFTGEVPSCLFTDCSALMILKLSNNNLGGVILDGASNLSVAAAIYLDNNKFEGTLPRNLSGKFQIMDLHDNNMSGALDISLWNLPSLEALSLAKNSLTGDIHPEICKLTSLQLLDLSDNYFLGLIPHCSSTLPLEFLSISGNSLSGSPNAFFNSSFIRALDLSRNQFTGNLEWIQYLFGIDLLLLGRNKFEGQISSNLCRLQYLSIIDISHNRLSGSVPRCIGGIPFEDHELEAYTFFWPTTSGYFFGGGFGMFDDMDFSYSSHYDLQGFTFTTKGNQYTYGQNFFMSMSGIDLSANMLSGEIPMEMGNWSHIKSLNLSNNFFTGSIPATFANLSEIESLDLSENRLSGSVPWQLTRLSSLAVFSVAYNNLSGCLPASGQFSTFGMDSYKGNNNLRSCTSSSGPMAANGVAGSVADDSDPILYVVSAVSFILAFWATVAFVFCHALGRRVVLKL, from the exons ATGGGCCGCTTCTTGCCATGGGGGTGCTTGCTCCTCGTCCTGTGCGTAGTCCACTCCATGCTTCCGGGTTCTTCAGGCTGCTTAACAGAGGAAAGGGCGGCCCTCATGGATATTAGCTCTTGGTTTACGAGCGCAAACTCCGAGGTTCCCAGTTCGTGGGGACACGGGGATGACTGCTGCTCGTGGGAAAGGATAACGTGTGACAACAGCACACGGCGAATATTGGGTCTCGACCTTTCCTATCTCTACCAGGAAATCCCTATCCGTAATAGTGATGGTTCCATGTCAGTCAAAGCTATGGAAGTTGCATGCTGGAACCTCAACTTGACAATCTTTTCTTCGTTCCGGGAGCTTCAGCTGCTAGATTTCTCGCAAAATTTCGCTTGCTTACAAAATTTCGACG GTCTACAAGGATTGAGCAAGCTCAAGTATCTCAACCTCAGTGACAACAGTTTCATAGGGAATATCCCAGAATCTGTCAGCAACCTGGTTTCTCTGGAGGTCATAAATCTCAAGAGAAATAACATGAGTGGGTCTCTTCAGAATATAG GTTTAAAAAATCTCCAGAATCTACGAGAATTGCATTTGGGATCCAATCGATTGAATGGTAGCCTCCCAGCATCCTTATTTGCCCTTCCATGCCTTGAGTACTTGGATCTTTCAGAAAACCTCTTTGAAGGACATATACCTATAAGCTCAACTTGGAATTGTTCCTCGTTGCTTCAAACTATCCGGTTATCTGGAAACAAGCTAAGTGGTAAAATTGATTTCTTCTGGCTAAGATATTGTACTGAGCTCAAAGAGATAGATCTGTCCAGGAACACTGATTTGGTTGTTCTAGTGAAAATGCATGGTTGGGCACCTAAATTTCAGTTGAGAACACTAATGCTTTCTTCGTGTAACCTTGATAAGAGCATGATTACAGAGCCACATTTCCTACACACACAACATCGTCTACAGTTTCTTGATTTGTCCAACAATAATTTGCGGGGAAGCATGCCCAATTTTCTGTTCACAAATGAAGCGATACTAGTTTACCTGGATCTTTCGAATAACTCGTTAGTTGGATCATTATACCCCATTTGGCAAAACCAAACGGATCTTCGATTGCTGAACATAGCTCTAAACCGTATTGAAGGACAGCTGCTTGCCAATATAGGTTCAATGTTTCCTGAGCTGATGATTCTGAATGTTTCTCATAATAATATATCTGGACTTGTGCCATCTTCATTGTGCAACATTGGCAGCATTGAACTTATGGATCTGTCAAATAATAAATTTACAGGAGAGGTACCATCTTGCTTGTTCACTGATTGTTCTGCTTTGATGATATTGAAGCTTTCAAACAATAACCTCGGGGGTGTGATACTTGATGGGGCTAGTAACTTGTCAGTTGCGGCAGCAATATACCTAGACAACAACAAATTTGAAGGGACTCTACCTAGAAATCTGTCTGGTAAATTCCAAATCATGGATTTACATGATAACAATATGTCAGGAGCACTGGACATTTCATTATGGAATCTTCCTTCACTGGAAGCTTTGAGCCTAGCTAAAAATAGTTTAACCGGTGACATTCATCCAGAAATTTGCAAATTAACAAGTCTTCAGCTGTTAGATCTATCGGACAACTATTTTCTAGGGCTTATACCACACTGCAGCAGTACATTACCACTCGAGTTTCTGAGTATATCTGGGAATTCACTGTCAGGCTCCCCGAATGCATTTTTCAACAGCTCCTTCATTAGAGCTTTGGATCTCAGCCGGAATCAGTTCACAGGCAACCTTGAGTGGATACAATATCTCTTTGGAATCGATCTACTGTTGTTAGGCAGAAATAAGTTTGAGGGACAGATCTCATCAAATCTGTGTCGTCTCCAATACTTGAGCATAATTGACATCTCTCATAACAGACTCTCGGGTTCTGTACCACGGTGTATTGGTGGCATCCCATTTGAAGACCATGAACTTGAAGCTTATACATTTTTTTGGCCCACAACCTCTGGTTACTTCTTTGGAGGGGGGTTTGGTATGTTCGATGATATGGACTTCTCGTATAGTAGTCATTATGACCTCCAAGGCTTCACATTCACCACTAAAGGGAACCAATACACATACGGACAGAACTTCTTCATGTCGATGTCTGGCATTGACTTATCTGCAAACATGCTGTCTGGAGAGATTCCGATGGAGATGGGGAATTGGAGCCATATCAAGTCTCTCAACTTGTCGAACAACTTCTTTACTGGCTCTATCCCTGCAACCTTCGCAAACTTGAGCGAGATTGAGAGCTTAGACCTATCAGAAAACAGGCTGAGTGGATCAGTGCCATGGCAGTTAACTCGGCTGTCATCCCTAGCGGTGTTTTCTGTGGCATACAACAATTTATCGGGGTGTCTACCAGCCAGCGGTCAGTTCAGCACATTCGGTATGGACAGTTACAAAGGGAACAACAACCTTAGATCATGCACTTCAAGTTCAGGTCCCATGGCAGCAAATGGTGTTGCAGGAAGTGTGGCTGATGATTCTGACCCGATCCTTTACGTGGTCAGTGCCGTTTCATTCATCTTGGCATTTTGGGCCACTGTCGCATTCGTATTTTGCCATGCACTTGGACGGCGTGTTGTACTCAAACTGTAA
- the LOC125540786 gene encoding ervatamin-C-like: MAFSPGTWPVITTTILLAWAAAASGRSIDVGDMLMMDRFLRWQATHNRSYPSAGERLRRFQVYRDNVEYVDATNRRGNLTYQLGENQFADLPREEFLARFMSYDGDDRTEGDNTVITTAEGADANMWSSGGVDVSLDPASVDWRAKGAVVPPKAQTSSCFSSWAFAAVATIESLHSIKTGKLVPLSEQQLVDCDQYNGGCNRGSFRRAFHWVHQNGGLTTEAEYPYTAAQGTCDTAKSDHHVAAITGHASVPGSNELAMKHAVAKQPVAAAIELGSDIQFYKSGVYSGPCGTRLQHAVTVVGYDADESTGEKFWIVKNSWGQTWGEHGYIRMQRKILGPGLCGIMLDVAYPTMSM, translated from the exons ATGGCTTTCTCCCCTGGCACATGGCCGGTGATCACTACTACAATCTTGCTGgcatgggcggcggcggcgagcggccgCAGCATCGACGTGGGCGACATGCTGATGATGGACAGGTTCCTCCGGTGGCAGGCCACGCACAACCGCTCGTACCCGAGCGCGGGGGAGAGGCTGCGGCGCTTCCAGGTGTACCGCGACAACGTGGAGTACGTCGACGCCACCAACCGCCGCGGCAACCTCACCTACCAGCTCGGCGAGAACCAGTTCGCCGACCTCCCCCGGGAGGAGTTCCTCGCCAGGTTCATGTCTTACGATGGCGACGATCGCACCGAGGGTGATAATACGGTCATCACGACGGCCGAGGGCGCCGACGCCAACATGTGGTCGTCTGGCGGCGTCGATGTCTCCTTGGATCCGGCCAGCGTGGACTGGAGGGCCAAAGGAGCCGTGGTGCCGCCCAAGGCGCAAACCTCATCGTGTT TTAGCAGCTGGGCGTTCGCGGCGGTGGCGACGATCGAGAGCCTCCACTCGATCAAGACGGGGAAGCTGGTGCCCCTCTCGGAGCAGCAGCTGGTGGACTGCGACCAGTACAACGGCGGCTGCAACCGCGGCTCCTTCCGCAGGGCCTTCCACTGGGTGCACCAGAACGGCGGCCTCACCACGGAGGCGGAGTACCCGTACACGGCGGCGCAGGGGACCTGCGACACCGCCAAGTCCGACCACCACGTCGCCGCCATCACCGGCCACGCCTCAGTCCCAGGCTCGAATGAGCTCGCCATGAAGCACGCCGTTGCCAAGCAGCCCGTCGCCGCGGCCATCGAGCTCGGCAGCGACATACAGTTCTACAAGAGCGGCGTCTACTCGGGCCCCTGCGGGACGCGGCTCCAGCACGCCGTCACCGTCGTCGGCTACGACGCCGATGAGTCCACGGGTGAAAAGTTCTGGATCGTTAAAAACTCGTGGGGGCAGACGTGGGGCGAGCACGGCTACATCCGTATGCAGCGCAAAATCCTCGGCCCGGGGCTCTGTGGCATCATGCTCGACGTCGCCTACCCGACCATGTCAATGTGA